From the genome of Nitratireductor thuwali, one region includes:
- a CDS encoding ABC transporter substrate-binding protein, producing MTIFNRVTAAVLAAGLGLAIQTAAAQDKEPIRFGLCFDLSKSYTFISPQVAQAAQDLAKYTNDSGGIEGHPVEMIVRDHGNEPQRGVECYEQLKREGVFLFNFLSTPVTNAVLPRAMKDGNIVLQSFVGRGDAVDGEVFDWIFPVGPTYWQQAANDVAFIKNQVGGDLSDVKIGFIYLDYPFGQEPIEILKTLSEKEGFELKLYPVPLPGSDQASAWTQIRRDKPDYVISWLLAGGHVVASKEMKRNGFPIDRYLSVNWLNEVDINNIGAEAAKGILRGTNVAGGQEVPLVKTMLDTFYAKGEGSGPESLVRDVYYNTGLAIFSVGLEAARVAIEKNGSPLTPESVKAGFESIEDFDANGLMAPVTVTPEDHGGGGKTRVEQWDGSTWVPLTDWSADYTDVVWEVIKESSSKFTVE from the coding sequence ATGACTATCTTCAATAGAGTGACTGCCGCTGTACTGGCAGCGGGGTTGGGACTGGCAATCCAGACAGCCGCGGCACAGGACAAGGAGCCGATCCGCTTCGGCCTTTGCTTCGATCTGAGCAAATCCTACACCTTCATCTCACCGCAGGTCGCGCAGGCTGCGCAGGATCTTGCTAAATACACAAACGACAGCGGCGGGATAGAAGGCCATCCAGTCGAAATGATCGTGCGCGACCACGGCAACGAGCCGCAGCGCGGCGTCGAATGCTACGAACAACTGAAGCGCGAGGGCGTGTTCCTGTTCAACTTCCTTTCGACCCCGGTGACGAATGCGGTTCTTCCTCGCGCCATGAAAGACGGTAACATCGTGCTGCAATCCTTTGTCGGCCGGGGCGATGCGGTCGACGGGGAGGTATTCGATTGGATTTTCCCGGTCGGACCAACCTACTGGCAACAGGCGGCCAACGACGTCGCTTTCATCAAGAACCAGGTGGGCGGCGACCTCAGTGATGTCAAGATTGGCTTCATCTATCTCGACTATCCTTTCGGTCAGGAGCCGATCGAAATTCTCAAGACCCTCTCTGAGAAGGAAGGCTTTGAGCTCAAGCTCTATCCAGTGCCTCTGCCCGGGAGCGACCAGGCAAGCGCCTGGACCCAGATCCGCCGGGACAAACCCGACTATGTGATCAGCTGGCTTCTGGCCGGCGGCCACGTCGTGGCCTCCAAGGAGATGAAGCGCAATGGCTTTCCGATCGATCGCTATCTCTCGGTGAACTGGCTGAACGAGGTTGATATCAACAATATCGGCGCCGAAGCGGCCAAGGGAATCCTGCGTGGCACCAACGTGGCCGGCGGCCAAGAGGTGCCTCTCGTCAAGACCATGCTTGATACTTTCTACGCGAAGGGCGAAGGCAGCGGCCCCGAATCGCTTGTCCGCGACGTTTATTACAATACCGGGTTGGCGATCTTTTCGGTGGGTCTCGAGGCCGCCCGAGTGGCTATCGAGAAGAATGGCTCACCGCTGACCCCCGAAAGCGTGAAGGCTGGCTTTGAGTCGATTGAAGACTTCGACGCCAACGGCCTCATGGCTCCGGTGACCGTGACACCTGAAGACCATGGCGGAGGCGGTAAGACCCGCGTCGAGCAGTGGGACGGCTCGACTTGGGTGCCGCTCACGGATTGGAGCGCTGACTACACCGACGTGGTGTGGGAAGTGATCAAGGAAAGTTCGTCGAAATTTACCGTCGAGTGA
- a CDS encoding ABC transporter substrate-binding protein, protein MQSIGRTLALALLATGLLSASAKAADPEPFRVGVCYDLSKAYTFATPQVSQAALDLADLVNMKGGIDGAQVEVIVRDHGNEPQRGVECYEQLKRDGVFVFDTLSTPVSLAILPRAMKDQRILMQSLVGRGDAVDGTVFNWVYPIGPTYWGQAANDIAYIKQLHDRDLSGVKVGFVYFDYPFGQEPIEILKTLSEKEGFELILYPVPLPGNDQAGVWSKVRRDKPDHIISWMLGGAHVVASKEMKRNGIPMEKYISVNWLNEVDISNIGAAAAKGLKRGTNVVGGQDFALYKEIMSEFYDKDNGNGPVEKTRDVFYNTGLAMYSIVFEAARQAVSLHGHPITAETYKAGLEAIEKFDANGLMAPITVTAEDHGGGGRTRIEMWDGATWVPQTDWIAAYQDVVWEVVKESSSKFDGK, encoded by the coding sequence ATGCAGTCGATTGGAAGAACACTGGCTTTGGCCTTGCTCGCCACAGGCCTCCTGTCGGCTTCCGCCAAGGCGGCGGATCCCGAACCGTTCAGAGTCGGCGTTTGCTACGATCTGAGCAAGGCCTACACCTTCGCTACGCCACAGGTCTCGCAGGCGGCGCTCGATCTTGCCGATCTCGTCAACATGAAGGGCGGGATCGATGGGGCGCAGGTGGAGGTGATCGTGCGCGACCACGGCAATGAGCCGCAGCGCGGTGTCGAATGCTATGAACAGCTAAAGCGCGACGGCGTGTTTGTTTTCGACACGCTGTCCACACCGGTGTCGCTGGCGATCTTGCCGCGCGCCATGAAGGACCAGCGCATCCTGATGCAATCGCTTGTCGGGCGAGGCGACGCCGTCGACGGCACGGTGTTCAACTGGGTCTACCCGATCGGACCAACCTATTGGGGCCAGGCGGCCAACGACATCGCCTATATCAAGCAGCTGCACGACCGAGATCTTTCCGGTGTGAAAGTTGGCTTCGTCTACTTCGACTATCCCTTCGGGCAGGAGCCGATCGAGATTCTCAAGACGCTTTCGGAGAAGGAAGGATTCGAGCTGATCCTTTATCCGGTTCCGCTGCCTGGCAACGACCAGGCGGGGGTCTGGTCCAAAGTGCGCCGGGACAAGCCCGACCACATCATCAGCTGGATGCTCGGCGGTGCGCATGTGGTTGCGTCAAAGGAAATGAAACGTAACGGCATTCCGATGGAGAAATACATCTCGGTCAACTGGCTCAACGAGGTGGATATCTCCAATATCGGCGCGGCGGCGGCGAAGGGGCTCAAGCGCGGCACGAATGTGGTGGGCGGTCAGGACTTCGCGCTCTACAAGGAAATCATGTCGGAGTTTTACGACAAGGACAACGGAAATGGCCCGGTCGAAAAGACACGGGACGTTTTCTACAACACCGGCCTGGCGATGTATTCGATCGTTTTCGAAGCGGCCCGTCAGGCGGTATCGCTGCATGGCCATCCGATCACCGCCGAAACCTATAAGGCTGGGCTAGAGGCGATAGAGAAATTTGACGCAAACGGCCTGATGGCGCCGATCACCGTAACGGCGGAAGATCATGGCGGCGGCGGTCGCACGCGCATCGAAATGTGGGACGGGGCTACATGGGTCCCGCAGACCGACTGGATCGCCGCCTATCAGGATGTCGTCTGGGAGGTTGTAAAGGAGAGTTCGTCGAAGTTCGACGGCAAGTGA
- a CDS encoding ABC transporter ATP-binding protein encodes MTHAPEKAAANILSMNSIEVLYDNVMLAIKGVSIQVPKGGMVALLGSNGAGKSTTLKAISGLLKAERGRVSRGEISFDGSVITDLPAQQRVEMGICHVIEGRRVFEHLTPDENLEAAAPMAMNRATLKTEKQRIYEYFPRLAERKNSQAGYLSGGEQQMLAIGRALMTQPRLLMLDEPSLGLAPFLVAEIFSIIKKINKEQRLSVLLVEQNALAALEIVSDGYLIENGRVVMHDTAQALKANSDIQEFYLGGGPGTNFHDIKHYSRRKRWLS; translated from the coding sequence ATGACCCACGCTCCCGAAAAAGCAGCAGCCAACATCCTGTCGATGAACAGTATCGAGGTCCTCTATGACAACGTCATGTTGGCGATCAAAGGGGTCTCCATCCAGGTCCCAAAAGGAGGAATGGTAGCCCTGCTCGGGTCAAACGGGGCCGGCAAGAGTACGACGTTGAAGGCGATCAGCGGCCTTCTCAAGGCCGAGCGCGGCCGCGTCAGTCGCGGCGAGATCAGCTTCGACGGTTCGGTGATCACGGATTTGCCCGCGCAGCAGCGCGTGGAGATGGGGATTTGCCATGTGATCGAAGGCCGCCGAGTTTTCGAGCATTTGACGCCTGATGAAAACCTCGAAGCGGCAGCGCCGATGGCGATGAACCGGGCCACGCTCAAAACGGAAAAGCAGAGGATCTACGAGTACTTCCCGCGCCTTGCTGAACGGAAGAACTCCCAGGCGGGATATCTCTCGGGCGGCGAGCAGCAGATGCTGGCGATCGGTCGCGCGTTGATGACCCAGCCCCGGCTCCTGATGCTCGATGAACCGAGTCTAGGCTTGGCGCCTTTCCTGGTGGCTGAGATTTTCAGCATCATCAAGAAGATCAACAAGGAACAGAGGCTGTCTGTTTTGCTGGTCGAGCAGAATGCACTCGCGGCATTGGAGATCGTGTCGGACGGTTATCTGATCGAGAATGGCCGCGTTGTCATGCATGACACGGCGCAGGCATTGAAAGCGAATTCAGACATCCAGGAGTTTTATCTGGGAGGAGGTCCAGGCACGAATTTCCATGACATTAAACATTACAGCCGGCGCAAACGCTGGCTGAGCTGA
- a CDS encoding branched-chain amino acid ABC transporter permease has product MFYRLSGVHHTSYISDSRLYKVPADRRVALFFLALGLAAPFLIGSLYLNSYILPWLVWTAAALGLNLVTGWAGQLHLGYAAVMAVGAYSAVHAARFGVPWEFALLIGGISASVIGSLFAFAALRVKGLYLALTTLAMQFVMDWVLTHSPAISGGSHASLQAPTFALLGQPIGSDAGLYYVAFGWCLLVTVFMLNLRRTGLGRALIAVREKDYAAAILGVNSFYYKIVAFAASSFIGGVSGAILVVTFLFLVAPEQFSVAVSIQVLAMVIVGGLGSIIGTYFGVALILLMPGIVNGIVAGGASMLGLQLNIETLAHIPNAVYGALIIIILMIEPLGLGKLYGNIRDYLMVWPFDQLKK; this is encoded by the coding sequence ATGTTTTACCGGCTCTCTGGTGTCCATCATACCAGTTACATATCCGACAGTCGGCTCTACAAGGTGCCGGCCGACAGGCGTGTCGCACTGTTCTTCCTGGCGCTCGGCCTGGCGGCGCCATTCCTTATCGGGTCGCTCTATCTCAACAGCTATATATTGCCATGGCTTGTCTGGACGGCAGCGGCGCTCGGGCTCAACCTGGTGACGGGTTGGGCCGGCCAACTGCATCTCGGCTATGCGGCGGTGATGGCCGTGGGCGCGTATTCCGCTGTTCACGCGGCCAGGTTCGGCGTGCCCTGGGAGTTCGCGCTCCTGATCGGCGGGATTTCCGCCTCGGTGATTGGCAGTCTGTTCGCCTTTGCGGCGCTGCGGGTAAAGGGACTCTACCTGGCCCTGACGACGCTGGCTATGCAGTTCGTCATGGACTGGGTGCTGACCCACTCGCCGGCAATCTCCGGTGGTTCACATGCTTCGCTGCAGGCCCCCACTTTTGCACTACTGGGCCAGCCGATCGGCTCCGATGCGGGCCTGTACTATGTCGCCTTCGGCTGGTGCCTGCTCGTGACGGTCTTCATGCTGAACCTGCGCCGTACCGGCCTGGGCCGCGCGCTGATAGCCGTGCGCGAAAAGGACTATGCGGCGGCCATTCTCGGCGTCAACAGCTTCTACTACAAGATCGTTGCCTTCGCGGCTTCTTCCTTCATCGGCGGGGTCAGCGGAGCGATCCTTGTCGTCACGTTCCTTTTCCTCGTCGCGCCCGAGCAGTTCTCGGTCGCCGTATCGATCCAGGTTCTGGCCATGGTCATCGTCGGCGGCCTCGGCAGCATCATTGGCACCTATTTTGGCGTTGCGCTCATCTTGCTGATGCCCGGCATCGTCAACGGCATCGTGGCGGGAGGAGCGTCGATGCTCGGGCTGCAGCTGAATATCGAAACCCTGGCCCACATCCCGAACGCGGTCTACGGAGCGCTCATCATCATCATCCTGATGATCGAGCCGCTGGGACTGGGCAAGCTCTATGGCAACATCCGGGACTACCTGATGGTGTGGCCCTTTGATCAACTCAAGAAATAG
- a CDS encoding branched-chain amino acid ABC transporter permease, protein MELIFLAELAVNGALTGLLYSLFAIGLVLIYKASSVPNLAQGGLTMVGAYVVLALARDAGLPLWVAIPLAGVAMFGLGMGIERVALRRLAGRPIVMILMMTLGIDIFLRGTTLAIWGGTSRSVELGVSYDPLFLGEILISRIHLVGAAVAVISFVVFVIFFRTRQGTRLRAIADDYMASWSVGISVEQGVGRSWGLASIVAVAAGIIWGEIQGVDQSLSLLLLKGLTVAVLGGLDSIFGAVLAGVILGVIENVGSAYLDPLVGGGSRDLIVAAVLILTVMLRPHGLFGRQDIERV, encoded by the coding sequence ATGGAACTGATTTTCCTTGCCGAACTCGCGGTAAATGGAGCTCTCACCGGGCTGCTGTACTCACTGTTCGCAATCGGCCTGGTACTGATCTACAAGGCTTCTTCCGTGCCGAACCTCGCGCAGGGCGGGCTCACCATGGTGGGAGCCTATGTCGTGCTGGCGCTGGCCCGCGATGCGGGCCTGCCACTCTGGGTGGCGATTCCGCTGGCCGGCGTCGCGATGTTCGGTCTTGGCATGGGGATCGAGCGGGTCGCATTGCGTCGGCTTGCGGGGCGGCCGATCGTGATGATTCTCATGATGACCTTGGGGATCGATATTTTCCTGCGTGGAACGACGCTTGCTATCTGGGGGGGCACCTCGCGCTCAGTCGAGCTCGGCGTCAGTTACGACCCGCTCTTCCTCGGCGAGATCCTGATCAGCCGCATCCACCTGGTTGGCGCGGCCGTGGCGGTGATATCGTTCGTTGTCTTCGTCATATTCTTCCGTACTCGCCAAGGTACCCGCCTGCGCGCGATAGCGGACGATTACATGGCCTCCTGGTCCGTGGGCATTTCCGTCGAGCAGGGCGTGGGCCGGTCCTGGGGGCTCGCTTCCATCGTCGCCGTGGCGGCAGGCATCATATGGGGTGAAATCCAGGGTGTCGATCAGTCCCTGTCGCTCCTGCTGCTCAAGGGCCTGACCGTAGCGGTTCTGGGGGGGCTGGACAGCATATTCGGTGCGGTGCTCGCGGGGGTCATTCTAGGCGTCATCGAGAATGTCGGGTCCGCCTACCTGGATCCGCTGGTGGGCGGTGGCAGCCGTGACCTCATCGTGGCCGCAGTTCTCATTCTCACGGTCATGCTTCGGCCGCACGGCCTGTTTGGCCGTCAGGATATCGAAAGGGTCTGA
- a CDS encoding AMP-dependent synthetase/ligase, whose protein sequence is MAESRRQSLTIAGETIASVLMRNASEHGSDIALREKERGIWKPTTWAEYAEEVLACAAGLDGFGLKPGDAVLILGDNRVRLYCGMLALATLGVYAMPAYPGTTLEELQHFADEANVVAALAEDQEQVDKILELRDAGATLLKHIVYDDARGLGFYEAPGLISWEHLVEIGSHRLNSEPGLREDLLGRAKPDDPAVFLHSSGTTGKPKGVVLSQKNVLAAARNGHAAGAFDFGDEVLAYLPMAWVGDYAITVAAALLLRFTVNVPERQETVLRDLREVAPTFYLAAPRSWDNLLTTIQVGIENSTPLKKRLYHLFLDGAVAAERRKLNGMSAGALEPLVRFIGEMLIFGPIKDQFGMHRLKNAFTGGEAIGEDTFVFYRALGIKLRQLYGQTENSAINAIQAPDEVRLHTVGKAAPGVEVKIADNGEILLKSDSVFAGYYNKPEASAETLSAGWLHTGDAGYLENDGHLVVLGRVAEVMHTKAGERYVPNFIENRLKFSPYIKDAAVIGAGRDELTAMVCIDFDVVGHWAEVNGVPYVSYADLSQREEVATLLREAFLRVNKALPEPLQLKKFVSLHKEFDPDDGEITRTRKLRRTVVEDRYQNVIAALYDGSKDVHVSAVVTYETGETGRVERTLPIREV, encoded by the coding sequence ATGGCTGAGAGCCGCAGACAAAGCCTGACGATCGCGGGTGAAACCATCGCCTCGGTTCTGATGCGGAACGCGTCCGAACACGGCAGCGACATCGCATTGCGTGAAAAAGAGCGCGGGATCTGGAAGCCGACCACCTGGGCTGAATACGCGGAAGAAGTCCTTGCCTGCGCTGCCGGCCTGGACGGGTTCGGCCTGAAGCCGGGAGATGCGGTGCTCATTCTCGGTGACAATCGTGTCCGCCTCTATTGCGGGATGCTGGCGCTGGCCACACTAGGGGTCTACGCCATGCCCGCCTATCCAGGTACCACACTCGAAGAACTCCAACATTTCGCGGACGAGGCGAACGTCGTAGCCGCTCTCGCCGAAGACCAGGAGCAGGTGGACAAGATTTTGGAACTGCGTGACGCCGGGGCCACGCTGTTGAAGCACATCGTTTATGACGATGCCCGGGGCCTCGGCTTCTACGAGGCGCCTGGGCTGATATCCTGGGAGCATCTCGTCGAGATCGGCAGCCACCGCCTCAACAGCGAGCCGGGGCTGCGCGAGGATTTGCTTGGTCGGGCGAAGCCCGACGATCCGGCGGTGTTCCTCCATTCGTCGGGCACGACAGGCAAGCCCAAAGGCGTCGTGCTGAGCCAGAAGAACGTGCTGGCGGCAGCGCGCAACGGCCATGCCGCCGGGGCCTTCGATTTCGGAGACGAGGTGCTGGCCTATCTGCCGATGGCCTGGGTGGGTGATTATGCCATCACGGTAGCCGCCGCGCTTCTGCTGCGCTTCACCGTCAACGTGCCGGAACGACAGGAAACCGTGCTGCGTGACCTGCGCGAGGTCGCGCCGACCTTCTATCTGGCCGCGCCGCGCAGCTGGGACAATCTTCTAACGACAATCCAGGTCGGCATCGAAAATTCGACGCCGCTGAAGAAGCGCCTTTACCACTTATTCTTGGACGGCGCCGTCGCTGCCGAGCGGCGCAAGCTCAACGGCATGAGCGCTGGCGCGCTGGAACCTCTCGTTCGTTTCATTGGCGAAATGCTGATCTTCGGGCCGATCAAGGACCAGTTCGGCATGCACCGGCTGAAGAACGCCTTCACCGGCGGGGAGGCGATTGGAGAGGACACATTCGTGTTCTATCGAGCACTCGGGATCAAGCTGCGCCAACTCTACGGTCAGACGGAGAACAGTGCCATCAACGCCATCCAAGCACCCGATGAGGTGCGTCTCCACACGGTGGGCAAGGCTGCCCCCGGGGTCGAGGTGAAGATCGCCGACAATGGCGAAATCCTCCTGAAGTCGGACAGCGTTTTCGCAGGATACTACAACAAGCCTGAAGCCTCGGCTGAAACGCTTTCGGCTGGATGGCTGCATACCGGTGATGCCGGCTATCTCGAAAACGATGGCCATCTCGTGGTGCTTGGCCGCGTTGCGGAAGTGATGCACACGAAAGCCGGTGAACGCTATGTGCCCAATTTTATCGAGAATCGTCTGAAGTTCAGCCCATACATAAAGGACGCGGCGGTGATCGGTGCCGGCCGCGACGAGCTGACGGCGATGGTGTGTATCGATTTTGATGTCGTGGGTCACTGGGCCGAAGTGAATGGCGTACCGTACGTGTCCTATGCTGACCTGTCTCAGCGCGAAGAGGTAGCTACGCTGCTGCGTGAGGCCTTTCTGCGCGTCAACAAAGCCCTCCCCGAGCCTCTGCAGCTCAAAAAGTTCGTCAGCCTGCACAAGGAATTTGATCCCGACGACGGAGAGATCACGCGCACGCGCAAACTGCGCCGAACGGTGGTCGAGGACCGCTACCAGAATGTAATCGCGGCGCTTTATGACGGATCAAAGGACGTCCATGTCAGCGCCGTCGTGACCTACGAGACAGGTGAGACGGGAAGGGTCGAACGCACCCTCCCAATTAGGGAGGTTTAG
- a CDS encoding ABC transporter ATP-binding protein — MNEMTNNFTGEQQHGKAPPVLECRGIERRFGGIVAVSGVDLSIHKGEIFGLVGPNGSGKTTVTNAITGFYPPNKGAICLDGKDITGTAPHKVAKLGIARTFQNLALFNGMSVLENILLGRHIHMKPGVLPTALYWWVARPSEIRNREVVEEVIEFLQLESIRNELVDGIPIGLKKRVELARALVAEPHLLILDEPMAGMNQEEKGYMARFILDARAERGISVLLIEHHMDVITGICDRMLALNYGEMIASGIPKEVVKDPRVVEAYIGGAHG; from the coding sequence ATGAATGAAATGACCAACAATTTCACCGGAGAGCAGCAACACGGCAAAGCTCCTCCGGTATTGGAGTGCCGCGGGATCGAACGTCGGTTCGGCGGTATTGTTGCCGTTAGCGGGGTGGACCTCAGTATTCATAAGGGCGAGATATTCGGCCTCGTCGGACCGAACGGGAGCGGAAAGACGACGGTGACCAACGCGATCACCGGTTTCTATCCGCCGAACAAGGGCGCAATCTGTCTCGATGGCAAGGACATCACGGGCACCGCGCCGCACAAGGTAGCCAAGCTTGGCATAGCTCGGACCTTCCAGAACCTCGCACTTTTCAACGGCATGAGCGTGCTCGAGAACATTCTTTTGGGGCGCCACATCCACATGAAGCCCGGAGTTCTTCCCACTGCGCTGTATTGGTGGGTGGCGCGACCGAGCGAGATCAGGAACCGTGAGGTGGTCGAGGAGGTGATCGAATTTCTCCAGCTCGAAAGCATCCGCAACGAGCTCGTGGACGGTATTCCAATCGGCCTCAAGAAGCGGGTCGAACTGGCGCGGGCGCTGGTCGCGGAACCTCATCTTCTCATACTCGACGAGCCCATGGCGGGCATGAACCAGGAGGAGAAGGGCTATATGGCCCGTTTCATTCTCGACGCGAGAGCTGAACGGGGCATAAGCGTGCTGCTGATCGAGCACCACATGGACGTCATTACCGGTATCTGTGACCGGATGCTTGCGCTCAACTATGGCGAGATGATCGCCAGCGGGATTCCGAAGGAGGTCGTCAAGGACCCGCGCGTCGTTGAGGCGTATATCGGGGGCGCGCATGGCTGA
- a CDS encoding SDR family oxidoreductase, with protein MPEAGYGFSRERLRDHQTVYVDGLFSGKTVVVTGAGGGLGLAIATLFARLGADLAINGRNPEKLEEAAKFLRGFGGQVLARPMTIRDPEQVQNFVDGVGDHFGGFDTLVNNAGGQFPQPALDYTPKGWNAVIDTNLNGTWWMMQAAARNWVKAGRPGAIVSIVADIWRGMPGIAHSCAARAGVIYLSKSVAVEWAPHDIRVNCVAPGCCESTGFARYPEEGAATFEESNPMRHAGDEWDVAEAVVYLAAPSGKFVTGEVLNVDGGQQLWGDPWPTGRPDYFHIA; from the coding sequence ATGCCGGAAGCCGGTTACGGGTTTTCCCGTGAACGACTGCGCGATCATCAAACGGTCTATGTTGATGGGCTGTTTTCGGGAAAAACCGTTGTCGTGACCGGCGCGGGAGGCGGGCTGGGCCTGGCGATCGCCACCTTGTTCGCCCGTCTTGGGGCCGATCTCGCCATCAACGGGCGGAACCCGGAAAAGCTCGAAGAAGCCGCGAAGTTCCTGCGTGGCTTTGGCGGGCAGGTGCTCGCTCGTCCCATGACCATCCGGGATCCCGAACAGGTGCAGAATTTCGTCGATGGCGTCGGCGACCATTTCGGCGGGTTCGACACTCTGGTGAACAATGCGGGCGGACAGTTTCCGCAGCCCGCCCTTGACTACACGCCGAAAGGCTGGAACGCCGTCATCGACACCAACCTCAATGGCACCTGGTGGATGATGCAGGCTGCGGCCCGGAATTGGGTCAAGGCCGGGCGTCCCGGCGCCATCGTGAGCATTGTCGCGGATATCTGGCGCGGCATGCCTGGGATCGCACATAGCTGCGCCGCGCGCGCCGGGGTCATCTACCTGTCCAAATCGGTGGCCGTCGAATGGGCCCCGCACGATATCCGCGTCAACTGCGTGGCGCCGGGATGCTGCGAAAGCACCGGGTTTGCGCGATATCCCGAGGAGGGAGCGGCGACGTTTGAGGAGTCCAACCCGATGCGTCACGCCGGCGACGAATGGGATGTCGCCGAGGCGGTGGTCTATTTGGCCGCACCCTCCGGCAAGTTCGTCACTGGCGAAGTGCTCAACGTGGACGGCGGGCAGCAGCTGTGGGGCGATCCCTGGCCGACAGGCCGGCCCGACTATTTCCATATCGCGTGA